A part of Actinoallomurus bryophytorum genomic DNA contains:
- a CDS encoding ABC transporter permease, translating into MLPDLTIDSAPEDTSGDDHAIAQARGAQRRRLIVINTVRILLVVAVLGSWELAASHWIDPFYYSKPSAIWHRLVDWFTNGTSQGSIWQQIAYTLEEALIGFALGSVGGVVLGIVLGRSRFLSDVCAPFIKAANAIPRIILASLFVIWFGLGMSSKVATAFVLVFFAVFFNAFQGAREVDRNLVNNARILGAGRFQVLSTIVVPSATSWILASLHSAFGFAIIGAVVGEYSGADKGLGLLINHAQGTFDSAGIYAGMIIITVIALLAEWLLTLLERRLLRWRPPSSSVEVQI; encoded by the coding sequence GTGCTGCCTGACCTTACGATCGACTCCGCCCCCGAGGACACCTCGGGCGATGACCACGCGATCGCGCAGGCGCGCGGCGCGCAGCGGCGCCGGCTCATCGTGATCAACACCGTACGGATCCTGCTGGTCGTCGCGGTGCTCGGCTCGTGGGAGCTGGCCGCGTCCCACTGGATCGACCCGTTCTACTACTCCAAGCCGAGCGCGATCTGGCACCGCCTGGTCGACTGGTTCACGAACGGCACGTCGCAGGGCTCGATCTGGCAGCAGATCGCGTACACGCTGGAAGAGGCACTGATCGGCTTCGCCCTGGGCAGTGTGGGCGGCGTCGTGCTCGGCATCGTGCTCGGCCGCAGCCGCTTCCTGTCCGACGTGTGCGCGCCGTTCATCAAGGCCGCCAACGCGATTCCCCGCATCATCCTGGCCTCGCTGTTCGTCATCTGGTTCGGCCTCGGCATGTCCTCCAAGGTCGCGACCGCGTTCGTCCTGGTGTTCTTCGCGGTGTTCTTCAACGCCTTCCAGGGGGCACGCGAGGTCGACCGCAACCTGGTGAACAACGCTCGGATCCTGGGGGCCGGCCGGTTCCAGGTGCTCAGCACGATCGTCGTGCCCAGCGCCACCTCCTGGATCCTCGCCTCGCTCCACTCGGCGTTCGGCTTCGCCATCATCGGCGCGGTCGTCGGCGAGTACAGCGGCGCGGACAAGGGTCTCGGCCTGCTCATCAACCACGCCCAAGGCACTTTCGACTCGGCCGGCATCTACGCCGGAATGATCATCATCACGGTGATCGCCCTGCTGGCCGAGTGGCTGCTCACCCTGCTCGAACGCCGCCTGCTGCGGTGGCGTCCTCCCTCGTCCAGCGTCGAAGTACAGATCTAA
- a CDS encoding ABC transporter substrate-binding protein, with amino-acid sequence MRTATRIAAAAIAATTALSLSACRDSHASSSGGSGGKNDTIKIMVGGIDKVIYLPAKLTEQLGYFKEQGVNVQLLTEPAGAQAENVLISGDVSGVVGFYDHTIDLQTKDKCIESVLQFADVPGEAEMVSTAKAGQITSPAAFKGKKLGVTSPGSSTDFLTQYLATKNGVPTSGYTTVKAGAGQTFIAALNNGGIDGGMTTDPTIAQLTNTGKGKVLIDMRTEEGTRAALGGLYPSSSLYMNCDYVKSHAEAVQKLVNALVKTLGWIKAHKPAEIAAKMPADYAGGNPKLYEKAIADSIGMFNADGVMPADGAKNVLNVLAQFSPNVKGKKDSIDLSTTYTTEFASKAPKQ; translated from the coding sequence ATGCGTACGGCCACCCGCATCGCCGCGGCCGCGATCGCCGCCACCACCGCACTGTCGCTCTCCGCCTGCCGCGACTCCCATGCCTCCTCCTCGGGCGGGAGCGGCGGCAAGAACGACACCATCAAGATCATGGTCGGCGGCATCGACAAGGTGATCTACCTGCCGGCCAAGCTCACCGAGCAGCTCGGCTACTTCAAGGAGCAGGGCGTGAACGTCCAGCTGCTCACCGAGCCGGCCGGAGCGCAGGCGGAGAACGTGCTGATCTCCGGCGACGTGAGCGGCGTCGTGGGTTTCTACGACCACACGATCGACCTGCAGACCAAGGACAAGTGCATCGAGAGCGTGCTGCAGTTCGCCGACGTGCCGGGCGAGGCCGAGATGGTGTCGACCGCGAAGGCCGGCCAGATCACCTCGCCCGCGGCGTTCAAGGGCAAGAAGCTCGGCGTCACCAGCCCCGGCTCGTCCACCGACTTCCTCACGCAGTACCTGGCGACCAAGAACGGCGTGCCGACGTCGGGCTACACGACGGTGAAGGCGGGTGCGGGCCAGACGTTCATCGCCGCGCTCAACAACGGCGGCATCGACGGGGGCATGACGACCGACCCGACCATCGCCCAGCTGACGAACACCGGCAAGGGGAAGGTCCTGATCGACATGCGCACCGAGGAGGGAACGCGCGCGGCACTCGGGGGCCTGTACCCGTCGAGCTCGCTCTACATGAACTGCGACTACGTCAAGTCACACGCGGAGGCCGTACAGAAACTGGTGAACGCGCTGGTCAAGACCCTGGGCTGGATCAAGGCGCACAAGCCGGCGGAGATCGCGGCCAAGATGCCGGCCGACTACGCGGGCGGCAACCCCAAGCTGTACGAGAAGGCGATCGCGGACAGCATCGGCATGTTCAACGCCGACGGCGTGATGCCGGCGGACGGCGCGAAGAACGTTCTGAACGTCCTGGCGCAGTTCTCCCCCAACGTGAAGGGCAAGAAGGACAGCATCGACCTGTCCACGACCTACACGACGGAATTCGCGTCCAAGGCTCCCAAGCAGTAA
- a CDS encoding TIGR03085 family metal-binding protein: MADPLFDAAERARLSDLLDELGPEAPTLLAPWTTRDLAAHLVIRERDHLAGPGLVLPGTWARFAERRRRALALSDFAGLTEAIRSGPPPGVFRIGWVREVPNLNELFVHHEDVRRADGRGPRANEHAMDEALWRNVGRARWFLARRLRGAGLELQWAGTAKTVRARRGVPTARISGPPGELLLYLFGRQSVAQVEVSGPAAAVEAVRRARFGM, translated from the coding sequence ATGGCCGATCCGCTCTTCGACGCCGCCGAGAGAGCACGGCTCAGCGACCTGTTGGACGAGCTCGGTCCCGAGGCGCCCACTCTCCTCGCGCCGTGGACGACCCGCGACCTCGCCGCGCACCTCGTCATCCGCGAGCGCGACCACCTCGCCGGCCCCGGGCTCGTCCTGCCCGGTACGTGGGCACGCTTCGCCGAACGACGACGAAGAGCGCTTGCGCTGAGCGACTTCGCCGGGCTCACCGAGGCGATCCGATCGGGACCGCCACCAGGCGTCTTCCGCATCGGATGGGTACGCGAGGTCCCGAACCTCAACGAGCTCTTCGTCCACCACGAGGACGTACGCAGGGCCGACGGCCGTGGTCCTCGGGCGAACGAGCACGCGATGGACGAGGCCCTCTGGCGCAACGTCGGTCGCGCGCGCTGGTTCCTCGCGCGGCGGCTGCGCGGCGCGGGTCTCGAGCTTCAGTGGGCGGGGACCGCCAAGACCGTTCGAGCGCGGCGGGGAGTACCCACGGCGCGCATCTCCGGACCTCCCGGCGAGCTGCTGCTCTATCTCTTCGGCCGGCAGAGCGTCGCACAGGTCGAGGTGAGCGGGCCCGCCGCGGCGGTCGAAGCCGTGCGGCGCGCACGGTTCGGCATGTGA
- a CDS encoding ArsR/SmtB family transcription factor — protein MTEPTRRRGNLVHVDPADVALQDALDALTDPVRRSILRELAGEPDFTRACGTFDLPVSKATASHHFAVLRAAGLLEQLDKGARRLNRLRRSEFDACFPGLLALVLAEGTTTTDDDPATARAGGAAPGSAGAGRS, from the coding sequence ATGACCGAGCCGACCCGCCGCCGCGGGAACCTGGTCCACGTCGACCCGGCTGACGTGGCGCTGCAGGACGCACTGGACGCGCTCACCGACCCGGTGCGCCGCTCGATCCTGCGCGAGCTGGCCGGCGAGCCCGACTTCACCCGCGCCTGCGGCACCTTCGACCTGCCGGTCTCCAAGGCCACCGCCAGCCACCACTTCGCCGTACTCCGCGCCGCCGGCCTGCTGGAACAACTGGACAAGGGCGCACGCCGCCTCAACCGCCTCCGGCGATCCGAGTTCGATGCGTGCTTCCCCGGACTGCTGGCCCTCGTGCTGGCCGAAGGGACGACGACGACGGACGATGACCCCGCCACCGCGCGGGCCGGTGGGGCGGCGCCCGGTTCCGCGGGCGCCGGCCGGTCCTGA
- a CDS encoding MBL fold metallo-hydrolase: MRMTVLGSCGAWPAAGRACSGYLIEDDGFRLLVDPGYATLPRLLRHVAAAGVDAVLVSHGHPDHCADLNPLLRARALDPDPAPKLPVHALPGALDRVLALDRPGMLDDAFTLRSFTAGVRFEIGPFTVDSWALPHFVPNAGLRLTSGGKVLAYTGDTGPCRELADLARDADLFLAEATYPDQVPAADARYLSSALQAGEHATRAGAGRLMLTHLWPGTLAVRAEEAARRSYDGDVDVVREDETVRVG; this comes from the coding sequence ATGCGGATGACGGTACTCGGCAGCTGCGGTGCCTGGCCCGCGGCCGGACGCGCGTGCAGTGGCTATCTGATCGAGGACGACGGCTTCCGGCTGCTCGTGGACCCCGGCTACGCGACGCTGCCGCGCCTGCTGCGGCACGTGGCCGCGGCGGGTGTCGACGCGGTCCTGGTCAGCCACGGCCACCCCGACCACTGCGCCGACCTGAACCCCCTCCTGCGGGCACGCGCGCTCGACCCCGATCCGGCACCGAAGCTGCCGGTCCACGCGCTGCCCGGCGCGCTCGACCGTGTCCTGGCCCTGGACCGGCCCGGCATGCTCGACGACGCCTTCACGCTGCGTTCGTTCACGGCGGGAGTCCGGTTCGAGATCGGGCCGTTCACCGTGGACAGCTGGGCGCTGCCGCACTTCGTGCCCAACGCCGGTCTGCGGCTCACCAGCGGCGGCAAGGTACTCGCCTACACCGGGGACACCGGCCCGTGCCGTGAGCTGGCCGACCTCGCCCGCGACGCCGACCTCTTCCTGGCGGAGGCCACCTACCCCGATCAGGTCCCGGCCGCCGACGCGCGCTACCTGTCGAGCGCACTGCAGGCCGGTGAGCACGCCACCCGCGCGGGCGCCGGGCGCCTGATGCTCACGCACCTGTGGCCCGGCACTCTCGCCGTGCGGGCCGAGGAGGCGGCCCGCAGGTCCTACGACGGAGACGTCGACGTGGTGCGCGAGGACGAGACCGTCCGGGTCGGCTGA
- a CDS encoding SRPBCC family protein produces the protein MAPRNALPHHARSASVPGIRGVATVTSALVMRAPAHVVYAFLSRLPNHGLITGRRLRLESVTADGMGARIAMRGPLGIRRTARTCVTDLHPPRGFGGTAAVGRRTEAYVQWTIERAGTGSLVTLTATIFRAGALDRLLLTLGGRRWLARSFDRALVLLAVAMESALDTGEPCARMAG, from the coding sequence ATGGCACCTCGCAACGCGCTTCCGCATCATGCCCGGTCCGCGTCGGTCCCCGGCATCCGGGGTGTGGCGACGGTGACCTCGGCTCTGGTGATGCGCGCCCCCGCCCACGTCGTCTACGCGTTCCTCTCCCGGCTTCCCAACCACGGGCTGATCACCGGCCGCCGCCTCCGGCTGGAGAGCGTGACGGCCGACGGCATGGGCGCCCGTATCGCGATGCGCGGGCCGCTGGGCATCCGCCGTACGGCCCGCACCTGTGTCACGGACCTTCATCCGCCTCGTGGCTTCGGCGGTACGGCGGCGGTCGGCCGCCGTACCGAGGCGTACGTGCAGTGGACGATCGAGCGCGCCGGGACCGGCTCGCTCGTCACCCTGACCGCGACGATCTTCAGGGCCGGCGCGCTCGACCGGCTGCTGCTCACCCTCGGCGGCCGGCGGTGGCTGGCCCGCAGCTTCGACCGCGCGCTCGTCCTGCTCGCCGTGGCCATGGAGAGCGCACTCGACACCGGCGAGCCGTGCGCGCGGATGGCCGGTTAG
- a CDS encoding universal stress protein: MVWINPAAAWESAVDAAAGLACDEVVLLLVTEDIAAQDTFTGLLGPAGHEPGEAFAGIEEDQAAALFDEAEARIGRPVRRLWERGVPEHEVVAAAGDADMLVCVRDGVRGLPGPDSVGPVTRFVVDHAPCRVLLVWPGERASR, translated from the coding sequence ATGGTGTGGATCAACCCGGCCGCCGCGTGGGAGAGCGCGGTGGACGCGGCCGCCGGCCTTGCCTGCGACGAGGTGGTCCTCCTCCTGGTCACCGAGGACATCGCCGCGCAGGACACCTTCACCGGGCTGCTCGGACCGGCCGGGCACGAACCCGGCGAGGCGTTCGCGGGGATCGAGGAGGACCAGGCCGCCGCGCTGTTCGACGAGGCCGAGGCCCGGATCGGCCGTCCGGTGCGGCGTCTGTGGGAACGCGGGGTCCCCGAGCACGAGGTCGTCGCGGCGGCGGGCGACGCCGACATGCTGGTCTGCGTACGCGACGGCGTGCGCGGCCTGCCGGGTCCCGACAGCGTCGGCCCGGTGACGCGCTTCGTCGTCGACCACGCACCCTGCCGCGTACTCCTGGTCTGGCCGGGCGAACGCGCCTCGCGCTGA